GGTAGATgagttttgtattttattttttaaacgtaattttacttttcttctttatgcaATTACAGTTTTTTTATAGATCTTTTTGTACTCCGTAGAAAAAAGTTTCTTGGTACACATAGGAGTGTGCCCCTAGGGGGGCTGGTTATTATTTAGTTGTAGTTCAGCTTGCAGATGGAGTTAGAACGAGGTTACATAGTAGCTGAGGTAGAGCAAATAATCCAGCCATACTTTTTATATGCTAACTATCTTTGTATCTATCAGCTTTTTCTATGATAAGAGGATATTATCTCTTTGCAAGATTTGCCTCATGTATGGGCTTCAAAATTAACTTtcaatgaaaaaattaaaagattagTTAGTGATGCAGGGCAGAGGCTATAAGCTGCTGTCCAGCGACCCAAACATACCAAAAATACAGAGAATAGAAGGATTAGCAGTAGAATCGAAGTTGGAACGAAGATAATTGAGTTCTAGGGCAAAATCCCAATAGAAACTCTATAGACTAATGTCTGAAATTATATTCATcaacaaaaactaaatacaAGAGTCCCTTAATAGCCTATTTATACTAGAATATAGAAAACCTAATTGACATAGGAAATTAAACCAAATCCTAGTAAGAATAGGAAAACAAGTAAAGtaactaataatttaaagtaaatAGAACCCTTGCCCAATTGAGTCACAGGCCTAAGTAATCTTAGAGAGCTTTGTTGATGCTCCTGCATCAAACTCCCCAGGTTGGAAGAGACTCGTCCTCGAGTCTAAGCTGTTATCAACTAAGACTCCATGAGAAACTTGAAACTGAGTTCGTCCTTTCCACACAGAGCTATTTTGGATATACTCCATGAGAAGCTTGAAACTGAATTCTTCCTTTCCAAACAAagagatattttgaatatCGAACCACTCTTGAATActtatgtttattttcttgcatCAATTCCACCGGATTGGGAAGAATTCGTCCTCGAATTCCAACCTTTTGCTGAAAACTGTCCAAGCACAATTTCCACTTGCACAAAGTGTCTATAGAACTTTGGCCTTGAAATTGAACCTTCCCACTCCAAAGAAATAGATACTTAGAATATTTGATCTTTTTGGACCAATTCCAGTTATCTTTAGTAAACAATCTTGCAGCCCAAAAAACCTTTAATCCAAAAGATAGTAGATTGACTAGATCAATGAAGCTCTTGGCAATCTGCAAATTAAAAGCATCAACCCCAAGAAAATCAACATACTCAGAATTATCAGTTTCTAAACCATCCACTTGGTCTAAAAATTTTAGTGTTTCTTTATCATCTTCAAAGATGCCTTCAAGAGCCCCTTGCTTCAACAAATTTTCAGATGATACTCTCTTTACTCTCACTAAATactttaacaaaaaatttctccaCCCCAAAACAAATTTCACAATCGTCTTCTAGGGAACTAACAGAAGAATTAGAGCGAACCGCTCCTTCCAATCCGCCTCTATCACCATCATCATGGTTTCCAGCTTCGTAAAAGGGTTTTACCTTTTCTTCAAAGTCATCCTTACGACCACGTATGTCTAAGGGTTTGCGGTTGCATTCCGGAATCTCCATATAGGCATCCGTGCATTCCTGTTGTTGGAGGGCTTGCACCACTCTCGACAACTCTTCCATCATACACCACACCTCAGCCATCTCTATTTGTTGGGCTTGGTTCCCTCGTCCATAACCTCGAGCACGTCCGACCATGGTGTGAAACAAGGATTAACCTGGCTCTGATGCCAATTTGATGGAGGGCAGCAGCTATAAGCTGCTGTCCAGCGACCCAAACATACCCATAATACAGAGAATAGAAGGATAAAGCAGTAGAATCGAAGTTGGTACGAAGATAATTGAGTTCTAGGGAAAAATCCCAATAGAAACTCTATAGACTAATGTCTGAAATTATATTCCTcaacaaaaactaaatacaAGAGTCCCTTAATAGCCTATTATACTAGAATATATAAAACCTAATTGACataggaaattaaaaacctAAACAGGAAATTAAACCAAATCCTGGTAAGAATGGGAAAACAAGTAaagtaattaataatttaaagtaaatAGAACCTAGCCCAATTGAGTCACAGGCCTAAGTAATCTTAGAGAGCTTTGTAGATGCTCCTGCATCAGTTAGGTGTGAAAGACGCATAAATGCAAAGACACATTAAACAGTAACAGATActtataaaaactaaaaagataCAGtaattctaaaacaaatgaactGTGATGCAAGAGCATCTACAAGGATTTTCCAAGACTAAGCAGGCTTGCTATCCAGCTTGGCTTGGGTCGTAGCTAGTTagtattttaattgttttcttatcttatgtttgttttgtttaatttcttatgtgCTATGTTTTTTCCGTACAATATTGCTTTGCTTCTATTCTTTTAAAGTATTCATGTGAGTTTTAAGTATTTTGAGGGATAGCCATTTAAGTAAATCAAGGGCTAGGATTCTAGGACTAGTGTATCCCAAGTATAAATACTGTTTGAAGAGGCTTTACATGAAGTTTTGTTTATCAGTTTATTCCAGAAAATCAGATTATCGAGTTTCTCTTGGACTCTTTGCCCTAGAACTCAATTGTCTTCATTCCAACTTCGGTACTATTGCTTTATCTGTCAATTTTTCTGTTCATTGTTTTGAATCATTTGTAATGTTACAGCGATTGGACATCAGCTTTACACTTCTGCCCTGCATGTTAATTAGAATGAATAAACCATGCATAAATCCATAGTTTGTTTAAACATTGGATTACAATTTAGATAAGTGTCCATCTACAAAAATGAAGAGCTCCTATGAGGTTCAAACAATGAGGAACAACCATCTAGATTCATACAATAGTCATACCAAATCATGTAACCCAAGCAGTTTGTAAGCCACGTTTGAACATGGTGCACATAGGTCTCTCTTGAGCTCCCTATTGTCCTCCCATATATGGGATAGTTAGGATTAACCAACTAGTAGGTCCATAATCTTTTTTATCATCTTGAGCTCCATAACTAGTTCCACTATAATCAGACATGACATAACCATAGCCATCATAAGATTCACTTGAGTTAGTACTAGGTCTAGTTCATATGCTCATAGATCCAAAACTGATTGCCATGTCCTCTTCAGATGGATTGGAGGTATGTGGGCAGTGGATTGTGCATAGATTCttcatattaataaattataggGTTCTGGACAAGGATTAgctatttttgggtttcaattTGCTTCAATTGTCTTCAAaacttctaaattttttttgggttctgtTATGGGTATCTAGAAATATCGGGGATATATCGTCGATACAGGGGAAGATATGGCCTTACCCCCCAATATTGGTGTCGACAGTTGAAAATACCGATATATTGGCAGATATATCGGTGTATCGGCCGATATATCGGTGTATCGGCCGATATTTCAATCCTTGGTTGAGTCTGATTGGAGGGACTGATCTAAGCATGTTTCCCTCTGCTATGTTTGTCGTACAATGCTCTTCTAAAGTGGGTGTTCAAGTGTAATTGGCTCTCAGCCCTCTTATATTACTTGAATAGCTTATGCTAATAGTGTGCATTGCATTATGTTTAAAGAAGCATTATATTtgctaattaattagtttctgTCCATACTAGATATAGATGAGAGAGATTGTGGTACACTTTTAGGTTGTGATTCTTGCATGAAGTGGGGAGTAGATTCAAAGTAGTCGTGAGGCTATCAGTAGGTATTTCTAATTCTGTTTTATGTTAAGATGTTACAAAGCTATCTTTTGAAGGTGTCGAACCCTTACCTAACACTTGCACTGATAAGAGATGAAAATGGTTTAAGGTAATCTCATATTAAACTAAGTTTGATTAATATAcgtttatttataatgagcCTGATGCCTagtgtttatatattttgtccAAATTTAGTTTAATTGCCCCTCTTTGCACTCTTTAACTTTGCCAAAGTAGAGGCTGCTAACTAATAACTTTGCCAGTCACCAGAAGCTGTTTCAGAAgtaaatgttttattttattttatttatatccaTGGAAAAGCTTGCTCGGACACTATTTGTGGTTGTGTGGTTTTAGTTCCTTGGTCTTAACATAACATGGCCatcgttttttattttttatataattgttttctgtttAAATAGATGTCTATGGAGTCTGATGATCAGCGTAACTGGCCTGATATTGAGGACAGCTGTAAGATACAATCGATATCAAGCGGTGAAGGATCACCTGAAGTTTACTTTTACCCACGCAACGGGTCACCTCCTAAGACTAAGATGTCAGGACCCAAGCAGTTTCTGCAAAAGGCATGGAAATGGTTTccaggaaaaggaagaaagtaaCTTCAGCTAGCtgttctttccttctttttgtttttccaaattttgaaaTCCCGTTGACAACATTGCATTGTTGTAAGATGGTTTCGAtagctttatttttcttctggaATAGTTTCCACATTTATGGTTCCTAAAAGGCCCCTTTGTTTAGTATCTCTTGTGGAGTATGGGCCCCCCTTTTGCCAGTTTTGTTCCAACTGAAGAACTCAGGGCTGTTTCTATGGTCCCCTTTGCGATTCTTCAGGATCGAATTATTTGGCCTTGGAGGCTGGTGGTTTGGGTATCAAAATATGGAAGATGGTGAGGTCTTCTGGTGTGCTTTTGTGCAAGTGGATAAAGGGAGAGAAACCAGAGGAGTTTTATTTTAAGGCAAAACGTCATTTTTGGTCAATGTGGTTTATCACTTTTATTGCTAAGGTCTGTGGTTTCAATTTAGTCATTTTTGTACAtgtgattttaatttgaagcaattcaaggataattttccatttctgtcaaatttttttaactgaAGGTTATTTTTTGAGGGGCAGTTCAAtctaaaaattatttaaaaaataaatataaatgttaaaaaaaatttggtttcaaaataaaataaaacatctaTGACCCCTTCTCCTCCCAACCCCAGCCCCAACCAACAGTCCCTAGCCAGCCACCACCTCCCTATAAcccaacttaaattagtttcaaaataaaataaaataaaacattattTATCGGTTGCTATCGACACAAGGGTGTTGGGAAAGAATGAGAGTGGCACCTCCATCACCATGAGAGAGTTGTGTTTgactaatttattttagaaataattttaaggCCCCTTGAAAATTAATCATTGATGCTTGCAAGTGCAAATGGGAAATTAAACACTCTTTATGTTGAGGAAGAATAAAGAATAATTACACTAACCCTTCCTCTTTGCCTGCAAATGCCAATTATAGGGAGGTGGTTACAGGGAGGTGGTGGCTGGTTGGGGTTGGGTGGGTACTGTTTGTGTGGGTTGGGGTTGGGAGATTAAGGGGGAGGGagatgttttattttaattttaaattttaaagttaaatttgtatggtttatttttaaacgaaaatactttttaataatttgtggATTGAATTGCACCTCCACAAATAACAAAagttactaaaaaaaaataaaaataaaaaattgaaattgagaaTTGTGCCATATCCATTGAGTATAAGTAATAGTAATACTCCGTTTATGTTAATTAACGGATTAAACGATGAAGGGGAATAAGTTTTAGTCATTAGCCTCTTATGAATAGTtcccatttttcttccaagttGGACAACATATCTATATTATGCATTGAATGCACATGAAATGTAGGCATTTTACTAGTCTAGTCCTCCTTATGAAACAAGCCGTATatgtaaattaaaaaaccattTCCTTCCATCAAAGACGAAAAGGTGTAGAGTTTCTATAGCCATCCTAGCACACGTTTtggttaaaaacaaaacaaaacaaaaaccaataaTCCTAAATGCcattaaaaaaagaggaaaagataACTCTCCTAAACGGTTATCACAATCAGCAATTAAAATAAGGCAAAACGTCACTTTTGGTCCAtgtggtttcaatttgttGATTTTAACCCCTatggtttcaatttcaagcaATTCAAGGAGGGCACATGGTGACTTTTAACCAAAATGAAAGTatcatatttgaaattgaagtCCTTGAAGTCTGAGAATAAATCTAGTAGAATATGCtttatataactaaaagatggatgtcccaatcgacgtTGCCACATCTAGATTTGTCGTTGTTTCCTATCAGAGACTGTTGACCATGTAGTCATCCACATAATATAGtcccccctctcttagtaccatGACCAATTATCTcattagtgtgaatatcctgaagaaAACAACAACTCGAGTAGActagtacacaacaattcaattgttcaataACCTGACCAACTCACATCAATGTATTGGATAGAGATGAAACAAGTAATATATTAGAtaatgagagagaggatgagataAAAACAGTGGTAGCCCATGTCACAGGATAAGTGACTTCATAGGCGTTAGCAATATTAGTTCGTCTAGGTTGGGACGTactcagaaaatcatcaggatcagatgtcatatgatcagttgcgcTAGAATCAATTATCTAGCCCGTGGAATCACTCTTATATGAAATatggaataaaaaattagaattgCTTTTTGCAACATCAAGTCGTTTTTGGTCTTTGAATTCATCCCACCATTTTGGGTAGCCATTCAATTTGAAACAAGTCTCATGAGTGTATCTCAGATCGCCACAGTATGTGCAATCTCCTCTATCTGTCTGGATCTTTGTTCgggaagtcataatctgtgtaGTTGAAGATTCATATGATATAGTGTGAGTCGGAATCAATGTCTGGATCATTTGAGTCTGTGTCAGAATATGAGTGAAGGTTTGAGTTAGGATATGGATCTGAGTCTAATTCGAGGTCTGGGTCGGTAtctggatttgaatttgagtcAGAGTCAATATTTGGCTCTGAATATGAGTCTAGGTTAGTATATGGGTCGGAATCTAAGTCAGGATTTAGGTCTGAGTCTAGATCCGAGTCGGGGTCAGTATCAAGATCTTCAAAATCTGGGTCATTTGGGTTGTTAATTTTTCATGGTTTTGGGTCGGGATATGGGTTCGGTTCTTAAAAAACTAGGTCATCTGGGTCGTAAATTCTTCTAGATTCTTGGTCAGGGTCAGGGTTTGGATCTTTAAAAATTAGGTCATCTGGGTTGTCAATTTTTCTAGGTTTGGGGTCTGGGTGGAAGAGGAATTGATGGGGTTACCTCCATGTGGGATGATCGTATCTTGATCCCATATGGTGGCGTCGACGAGTGTTTGGTGAGGATTTAGCAGGAATCCCAAGATTGCCGCTCTGATATCATGCTAAGATATGAGAGAATATTGTTTGtgagaattttctgtgtagTCTTCTCTTTGTATGATGCCATAATTATAATACAAGAAAGCCTTGTAGGCCaaggaaaataataactcTTAAGTTTTCACAGTAGGAAGtcagaaataaaaggaaatcaattacaattaataTGAGAATCCTTGATGTGCATGGAAAGTCATATGTCATGCGTTAAAACATAATCAACATCCTAATGGGCTTGGGCTTAACTAATTTGGATTCTGAGCTTCATTCCATGAGATCTGCCATTAcattaatagaaaaaaaatggaaattcaCTATTATGCCCAATATAGGGgcctaaattatatatatataaataaaatcatatatgaaatgcactttagaaacacaatCAAGCTCTCATTAGAAggaaacataatcaaattctTAAGAGTAAGGGATCCATATGGGATTTGGGTTGAGGGTGATGATCTCCCTCAGATTTTTATTAAGCCGTTCAAACTTAGATTCAAGGTTGATCAGGCCCCAAATCATCACTTGGTGACTGATTTTCTCCAAATAGTTGAGCTTTGTGTTACTAGCCAAGACAACGTTAACCATTTGGCTCATGTTTCAGATTTTGAACTGGATTATGCCATTAAATGTATTGGTCCTCTTAAAGCCCCTGGGTCGGATAGGTTGCAAGCTGTCTTCTATCACAAATGCTAGGAAAACACTAAGCAAATGGTTAAAAACTTAGTCAATGAGTTTCTTTCCAATAATATTCCTTTACAGGATGTAAATCACACCAACATAGCTCTCATTCCTAAAGTTAATTCTCCTAAGACTGTTAATCATTATAGACCCATTTGTTTGTGTAATGTTTCGTATAAGATCATCTCTAAAATCCTTGTTAATCAACTAAGACCTATTCTTTCGAAGTGTATTTCCAAAAACCGGGGAGCTTTTGCCCTTGGAAGATCAATTTTCGATAACATTCTCATTGCTCATGAATTATTCCATGATTTCAAACGTAATAAAGGTACTCGGGGAGCTATGGCTATTAAACTTGACCTTGAGGAAGGCCTATGACCTTCTTGACTGGGGGTACATAAGAGGTTGCCTTGCACAATTTGGTTTCAATACTGCTTGGTGTGATCGAATCATGAATTGTATCTCTAGTACTTCTTTCTCCGTGCTTATTAACGGCTCTCCCTATGGCCATTTCAATGCTTCTAAGGGATCCCTATATTTTTATTCTATGTATGGAACCTTTTATTAGGCACTTTAATAATCTTGCCAAGAATCCCAAATCTAATGTGGGTCTTCTATCTTCCCCTAGAGGTGACCGAATCTCTAACTTGGTTTTTGCTGATGACTGTCTTATTTTTGCTAGGGCAACTATTGTGGCTACTAGAAATGTCAACCTAGTATTAGAGAATTTTTCTAAAGTCTCAGGTCAGAAAATTAACTTCCACAAGTCCACAGTTTATTTTTCGGGTAATGTTCATTCCCAAGGTAGAGCTGCTTTAAGTAACCTTATGCAGATTCAACATAAGACCATTCTAGGTCGCAACCTTGGAATacacaatattattttttggaaaaatccaACTAATGCCAAAATGATGATAGAAAGAATTCGATCCAAGTTTGCTGGTTGGAAGGCCCAAACGTTATCTAGAGCAGGTCGTCTAACCTTAATTAAGGCTAGTGTATTTGGAATCCCGAACCATACTCTTTCTTGATTTAAGTGCCCAAAAGAAGTATGTAAGGAAATGAATGCTTGTAGTAGGCCTTTTTTCTGGGAGAGTGGGATTAAGGTCCCCCTCAGTTTCTTGGAAAGATATCTGTTTGCCCAAAAGTCTAAGGGGTCTAGGGATTAGATCTGCTACTCTCTTTAACAAAGCGGCTTTAGCAAAGTTAGGCTGGATATGTTTAACTAAGCCAGCCAATTGGTGGGTTCAGCTTATGGCTAAGAAGTACTTAGGAAAAGAATGTTTCCTTGCTATGACTAAAAGGACTTCTCATTTGTTAACTTGGAAGGCCATTGTAAAGCCAGGCCCTAACCTCTAAAAGCCTAcagggggagggggagggggagatGAAGTAGGCGAGAAGAAAAAGACTACCctttttaaattaaacttCTTCAAAAGCACACAAGCTCAAACACAAAGAAGTTCATGGTTAATGAATTAAAACTAGTAACAGCGGAATGTAAATTGCACAAAAGAATTGTTGACCCATAAAACCCAACAGGGTGAAAAACTGGGGGCACCAAGCCAGGAGAGATCCAATCTacttaattaagagttaaaTGAAATTGCTTGTGATTGTTTGTGATTCAATTCtataaaaaagaagttaagtctaaaacaaaatttaaagtcAGATTGCTTGTGATTGTGAAAACAAATGAAGCATAATGAAATTGGAATTTGAAGTGAGAGTGCTTGtgaacaaaatgaaattgcaaacaAAGCAAGTAAACAAGTGGAATAAACAGTGGTTTTGAAGGTTAGTACACAGATTTGGAGACTAGGGCTGTAACAACCCgatctttaattaatttattattattattattaatttattcaagaaaaagatgaaaataccCTCGagatattttattaggttcaaagttgacttttttaccaggaaggaatttgaaattttccATTGTACCGTTGCATAGATTGCGTCGAACCGAGTCTGTAGACATGTAGTAGGCTCGAATCCGAATTGTATCGGGGAAGatacaataaaaaattccttAGGGACAAAACCATAATTTTTCGAAGTTTGAATCGTTCTCTTTGATTGTCCATCAGTCTGGAGGTGAAATGCAGTACTAAACCGCAATTGAGTTCCAAAAGCTTCATTTAACTTCATCCAGAATCGGGATGTAAACCTAGGATCTCTATCTGAGACAAAGGATACTGGCACCTCATGCAGTCTCACAATCTCatctatgaaaattttatacaGTTTATTCAAAGTGTAGTTTGCTCTCACCAGTAGAAAATGGGAGGATTTGGTGAGTCGATCCACTATTACCCAAATTCCATCATGCATATTCAGTGTCCGATTAAGCTTGAACACAAAATCCATGGTGATGTGCTCCCACTTCCACTCATCGAAAGTGGTTGCAATAACCCCGATGGTTTCTGCCGCTTAGCTTTAACTTGCTGACAAATTAAGCACTTAATGACATACTCTGCTATCTGCTTCTTCATGAAAGGCCACCAATAATGCTCCCTCAGAGTACGATACGTCTTTGTGCTGCCAGGATGCATGGCAAAAGCCGAACAGTGAGCCTCCTCAAGCATTTCCCTCTTTAATGCTTCATCCTCAAGAACATACAATCTGGTACCCACCACTAAAGCTCTGTCATTTCTCATTGAATAATCCATTTTGGCACCATTCTCAACCTCCAATCTCAGGGTACAAATCAAGGGATCCTGCAGCTAAGCTGCAATTATTCACTCTACCAACACGGATCTCACATAAAGAGTTACCAATAAGGCTCCCTGGTCATCCATACCAAGCCCAATTCTCAACTTTCTCAACTCAACCAACATAGGCAGATATCTCCCTCGGAGATGATCAACAGACCCAGATGACTTCCTGCTGAGAGGATCAGCTACCACATTAGCTCTTCCAagattgtaacaccccgactccaaatcccttatttaagttatttaaattatttaagaaaaattacaaatttacccttgagatagggatattttggtcattttcttacgtggagagagtttggggcagtgactactatttttggataggtcgtactgagatgagTTTATAGACACGTAGGGGGCTCGAATTaaagttgtaacgagagagatatggtcaaaagaaactcagtggcacaatcgtaattatttctaaatgggatttttataaaaatcagttttttttctctctctctctctctctctctccctctcgcgtcggtctctctctctccccgtcagtctctctctctctctctctctctctcctcgaaTCTCCGGCCACTGGCAGCGGCTGCGGACGGGACTGGTGCCTAAAGGACCTGCTTGGCCTCGGCGTCACGACCCGGCCCTCCCCCGACATCGGCCGCCGCTCCAGCCACTGGAAAAAGGCGATTTTTGCCCgatttttgtttgaacttcGCCGGctccgatctccctcctccggccgccATTTCTGGCGATCAAGGCATGGAAATTCATCTATTCTTCATGCtttagctgcctgttgggtaggattggatcgattTTTAGCGTAGGcaattcgattttcgaattgaaattcggccagTTTTGGGATctcgattccggccacttccggtcagtttttggcgtaggtccaagaacaaaagtggctccaaatggggtgttatacctagggtaggagtttggagccatggttttgagattttccggcgatgcgtatcgctttgggcacccaatGCTACAGGCatgtgtggcggcgcgtgggcgagagTAGTGAAGTTTCACTGTGTGtcaatgagatccttaggttgtcacgagtgcgtaggattttgcggatctcaattcggacgtcgtttgactatcgaacggattttcgcatattgctcgttatccgggttcgataggttgggaccgttggatggtctcaaatttaatatatattaatctaggtatttctaggatcgtgtaggaattcacggattgtgaatcggagctccggatgttccgattaaataatttaaagtttatgttttataataaccgtcagatcgtgcgatcgtgagcgatccgaaAGCCCGATCtagaccaaacttgcaggacgagtttcctataccttgtagaacccatagaaactttcggattggaatttggaggtcgtgggcctcATAGGCcagtttgaccagggttagggtagtttgacccttggttgactgTGAGTCTTCCGTAGTAGTCTCACCTTTctggggggattatcgggtgctagactgttgttgaggtttacacaatattagaattaaattatatatttatatatgtttataaagGTATAAAAAAGAgtttagaatgtcagtttgaagtgctatacgcactaccttaggcaCATCCCCgaattttggttacactaCACGTACCACCatgtgaaagttaggtcccacgtggcgtaggttatccggcttgCGGACATGCCCCATACGTGACATTGGTAGTAtcagcgtatggggagattacaTGATATGATGTtaaggtcgcacgtggcgtaggttatccggcgtgtcgacaggccccatacgtgacgttggttgtaccggcgtatggggagacatgtgatatgatgttcaggtctcgcgtggcgtaggttatccagcAATGAGACAGGCTCCATacatggcgttggttgtaccggcatatggggagatattgtgatagtatggtatggtcgcacgtggcgtaggttatccagcgtgttgacaggccccatacgtggcgttggtagtaccggcgtatggggagattatgtgaaatgcagagaaatgaaataagttAATGCctatgtgtggaattgggttttaaagGAAGAAcaacgtgtggcttgatccctcagggagggtacgtaggtagcctaaggttattaggtgtagccacagactaaatgttagtcatattGTCATATGGAGATTGGCTCGGACCTTGTTGTTGGTCCTGAAATTGAGGTGAAAATGTGATTGTGTTAGAAGGCTAAAACCTCGTATGTTGAATTGAAAAAGTTAGATGATGTGTGTTGAAATTTAGtagtcataatttatatttgaatttatcgtTTGCCCTGTCTAAGGCATGGTTTGACTTGCTAGCATGCTTGGtagttgagaattatttgaaggccgaaggccgtttatgtgaattgcatgaaattatattgtgcatgctgccagttgtggatatatagtgcgtttttatgcaggttgaaattttgggaaatgtccaatttacagggg
Above is a window of Prunus persica cultivar Lovell chromosome G2, Prunus_persica_NCBIv2, whole genome shotgun sequence DNA encoding:
- the LOC18786261 gene encoding uncharacterized protein LOC18786261, with the protein product MVNQPVGNDTDNTERSKEALVENQQHDNFTDDTERSEESMGNQQNNIVGNNTEMSMESDDQRNWPDIEDSCKIQSISSGEGSPEVYFYPRNGSPPKTKMSGPKQFLQKAWKWFPGKGRK
- the LOC109947117 gene encoding uncharacterized protein LOC109947117, translating into MHFRNTIKLSLEGNIIKFLRVRDPYGIWVEGDDLPQIFIKPFKLRFKVDQAPNHHLVTDFLQIVELCVTSQDNVNHLAHVSDFELDYAIKCIGPLKAPGSDRLQADVNHTNIALIPKVNSPKTVNHYRPICLCNVSYKIISKILVNQLRPILSKCISKNRGAFALGRSIFDNILIAHELFHDFKRNKGTRGAMAIKLDLEEGL